Part of the Zerene cesonia ecotype Mississippi chromosome 3, Zerene_cesonia_1.1, whole genome shotgun sequence genome is shown below.
ttcattttgtaaataactgaacttttgtaaatactattatataatttacttaacaGGACACTGAGAAACCATGTAAGGAATACTAATAAtgatacaaattacaaatataaacatacaacatcacaattaattattcaggCAGATATCTAATCCGTCTACAGGAAGCACACAAAATACTTCGTCAATAAGTTTGCGCCCACTCAGTAGGCAGTTAGGTACCTACACATCCTGATGACCTCCACAGATGTGCGTCTGCAACTCGCATCACTGTGAGTAAGCACGTTTCATTGCGAAGCTTTTCATTCATCTAATAGCTGATTAGGAGAGACACCTTAACGCAAAACACCTAACCGCAAACCTAAACGCAAAAATACagatcaatttatatatatatatatatatatatatatatatatatatatatatatatatatatatatatatatatatatataaataattcctcACTTAAGAACTTACACAGGCATTAACTTAATATACTTTAGTCTGATACTTAAGACACTTATTCTGCATATtcgattataaaaatgtttcaccTAATTCCGTTACAAGCGTACTCGCCGTACGTAACTAGGCTAACTCTcaatgtatttgtaatatacaCAGTTCAATTTCGCCATGCCGATGCTGCCCGCCGCAGTTAACACGCTGACCGTCTGCAAGTGGAACTGCCACTAGGGCTCGTATATCAATAATTCAATGACAATGATCATACCAACGCTgtcattgaattaaattgcTAGGTGACCGTTCATTTGGGTCAATAGAAACAAATGATACAGTCGTCTTCGTCACTATCAATTACTTTATGGACCAATTTCTTTCTCCTCGCAACGCAAATAAGTAGGTCGCATAAAAGGAATTCGAACGCATAAAATGAgttgtattttatgatattttcgaATGAAAATTAAGGATAGCATTTCTTTAGCTAGAGATACCtactaaacatttttatgaaatcctAATCCAAAAAATGATGCCTCAGTAAGTAGATGTTTCGACAGAACTCGCCGATCAAAGCACGttcaatgtttatatactAGATATCCCAGTATTTCTACGTATCATCGTTTCAATTGAATTAGCTTTTCGaccaaaacaaataattgctGAATGAATACATTGAAACGATCGGCATTAATACAGTTAGCATCTGTGAATGACATCATTGCAAGTTCGCAAAAGCTCAGAACGTGACCTACTTCCTGAAGCTATCTTTCTATGTGTAATGCATACCTGAGACAATAGAtaactattgttttatttatactaaggtctcgcttttttatttgtattggtAGGTTAATTaccattcaataaattaatgcatTAAATGAAAGATGCAcacataaaattgaattgcCGAAATACTATtgacattttttacaattttttatatgacatatgattattagaaacaaaaaaacctagttgtaattaaatatctaaactTCACTCGATTCATAAATAAAGTCtctaataatcatttttatagtcttaatatttaattatgaaactttCTTCGCATTAGTCATAGGAAACATGATAGTCTGGGGTCACACGGCAGGTCGAGGGACACTGAACTTGCAAGACGAGCGGGTGCGATGCCCCTCGATACTGCTGACTGGTGACACGACATCCACGCGGTGATCATTGACGTCACAACACCAATGCATCATACTCCTAATATTTGCATCGTACATTAATCGTACTTTATTACTTATTCTTACCCTGGGAATACTTTCATAATTGTACCCGAAATTGGGGGTATTGGACAATGGGGATAGAGCAGTAATACTACTCAGAGTTGCGCTAAAAACGTAGGTATCGTTTTTTATACGATAGCTGCTAAATTATGTTACGTGTAAGTGCACTGTGCAGTACACAGCTGCGCTAGTAAAACATTGTATAAACATTCGTCCGGAAGCGAAACACCTCGATACAAGTCATAAAAGCTCAGACAAATATTGGCGGAAAATTAACTCGCACactataaactatttattgtgGTGGGCGATAGTGATAAGAcatgtgtttttttgtaaaggagcatagtattttataaatcaaaatttttgaCCTAACATTTTTATGCTCTCCAAAATACTTCAGCCATAATGTGCACAGTGAAGCAATGCAGGTTATAGCTAgtaatttcattgcataatTTAGTCACAAAAACtgcagttataaaaattatcgcTCCTATGTTGCGTCATCATTTTTGTTAtaggtaattatatattgtgataTCTACTGTCCTGGCTTGTTATGTTTGCAATTTGTTCCTAGAAACTGCGGGATGACTCATTGCACTACTTGTGAGTGAACCAATTCAAAAGCGATTGCAGATAATTTTGCGATCTTAAATAATGTAggtgaataaattattgtaacactGATCacttaaaatgcaattaaatgtCTTAATATCAATTGTATAATCTACagaatatttatcattaattaaattgtctcacGCAAACTTGTCTCTTGCAGGATAAGATGAGGGGCCACCTGCTGTTGTTGACCTTAATGGTCGCTGTTATTTGCTCCACTGAAGCggttgtaagttttttttttcataattttaaattatagtttcaATTATACCGTCCCttcacttaataaaaaaataataagagaccaacattaaaaaaaacacattcaaTGTATAAAACCCAAAATTTCAACTTATCCAACCAACCAACAATCATTACCTATTATGAAACCAGCTACGTTCCTATTCTATTAATAACGtgcaattgatatttaaacgAGTATATAAACGAAATGTGGTGTGACAGCGTCGCCGGCACCGCCGCCTGCGCACGACCACGACGACGGAGCCGGCGATGCTGGCGGCGGCGCGCCTGTTCccgcccgcgcaccgcgctgACTCCGAGGCGGAGCACATCGAGCTCGCTATGGCTGAGAAGCTGGACGAGAAGCGCTTCCAGGTACCATAACTgctgtattatgtatatatgtaatgtgcttattattgttgattttaaattacattgcgacaaaaaagtaagaaatttattaaagttacaGTGAAACCTGGTTAAGTGAGACATCAAGGGACCTGCAATGTCGTTTCACTTATAGAGGTATTCCACTTACCCAGTGTCTCAGATAtacaggtataaataaatatctgtctCATTTACAGAGGGTTCCATTAATAGAGGTCTCTTCGCGTGTCTTCCCACTTTCATAAACAGATATTAACTTCAGTTTTTCACGTAATGATAACGCTTGTAGCTTTCgttttgacatttttcaaataaacatttgtatgatAGTAAAGCGAAACTAAAACTGAAGGTAATTGAAGGTCAAAATTTGTACTTACGTACTTGGAATTGCGTGTGGAATTTGTGAGTAGAATAAGAATGagtaaacaaacaatgttATCTCAGTTACAGAggtttatgcatataaaatttactcgcTGTCTCAATTATAGAGGTAACTATGATGATAAATCAAAAGAACAAATCCCAGATATAGAGGTTTACCTCGTCCCACTAACAGTGGTAATTCAGTGCCAAAGTGTTGGGACCTCACCATGAGTTCCAGTTACGGAGGTTTCTCACTTATCCAGGTCCCACTTAACCAAGTTTTACTGTACTATGATAtgacttatttaaatgtaaaacatttttctttatcacatatttttttaggaaTCGGAGAGAGCGCGCGTAAATGagttaaataatgaaaactcAAATGAAGAAAATGACAACGAAGTCTTTATGGATGgtgagaaaaaaattacacattttttaaatttttttttatttaagtcaagcattttaaatagaactaATGCACTCACTTTGACACTTTTTTGAAATGCTGGCAAGTGATATGCTGAGTTCATGGACATTAAAAATAGCCTGTTGTAGTCAGGGTTCACGTATATTTCCAAGGGTGCAAGAATCTCCtcaagtagttcctgagattagcgtgttcaaacaatcaaactttTTAGCTTAGCTCTCCCCTATGAACATGgattattttatcgttatttatttattttatttttttatttataatactttattgtacaaaacagagAGTAAACCTTAACAAAATAATGGCACAATGATATGTCGTACAAAAGGCGTCCTTATTGCTAGACAGCAATCTCAGCCAGGCAGCCTGGTATAATAACCTGGTACGTTATATTATAcggtgtaaataaaatacgcagACCCATGCCTGAAAGTGCACTGCAGCGCGGGGCGCGTGTGCGAGATCGACGAGCACGGCGACGCCGTGTGCAACTGCATCAAGGAGTGCCCCTACGAGACTGACTCTAGGCGGAAGGTCTGTCCTTGCTACATCTCTTTATGTTTCGAACAGTCAGCACAGCGCAACAGCTAGTAACTATATAAgcatcttatattatatagttactagctgcacgccccgacTCCGCcagggtagtcatttatcgtaattgaaatatttatattattttatactatctaatcttttaagttggatgaaactgcacatggtgtgcaaattatTAGGAGTCCGCGGGCAAAgaatgtgacacgtaatttatgtatattaagatttactgtcatttatatgtaagaattagtattattaagtACCTATGTACTTTTTGGTATAGATTTAACTAGGTATAACTTGAACTATAGAAACAGCCAATAGCTATATTGTTGTTTAGTCACTGTTTATTTGCTCAATGATTTATCTCAATCATCATCGTATCTCAGGTGTGCACACAAAACAACGAGACGTGGTCATCCGACTGCGAGGTGTACCGCCAGCGGTGCCTGTGTCTGGACAACTCGGAGCTGTGCAGGGGTCCCGAGTACCACCACGTCCAGATCGAGTACTACGGCGCTTGCCGTGAGATGCCGGTGTGTTCTTGAGAAATACATGTTAATCTTgagaaatagttatttaatatgatagtTTATTGACTTATTACTATtagaattttgaatattttttactctaAACATTTAGCGCTGAATATTGTATGACTGAAATGTTACGGTTTCACATGTTCCTGCACAATTTATgtcattcttattttaatacatattgagTTTAGATATccaaattattcatttattctttattgtcaACTTTCATTTGTATTCAAAAACAAAGCCCTGTCTGTAAAACTATCCTTAAATGCGTTCTATATACCCGTGCGAGGCAGGAGTGCACAGAGGGCGAGATGTCGGACTTCCCGCGGCGCATGCGCGACTGGCTATTCAACATAATGCGCGACATGGCGGAGCGCCGCGAGCTCACGCCGCACTTCCTGCGCATGGAGCGCGAGGCCGAGTCCAACCTCACGCGCCGCTGGACCAACGCCGCCATCTGGAAGTGGTGCGACCTCGACACGCACGACAACGACCGGTATGCCACTCGACCGCGTTATCCTCTACTCAGTCCCCACTAAATCCAAACCGAAACAAACGGAATGTTGTTACTCACTAGAGAGGCGCAATGACTCAAAGTGAGTCTTGGCCTCCGACAATAAGAGCCTCCACTAGATTCTATGCTGCGCCATCTCTTACCAGTTTTGGGAATGTTGCTAATGTTTTCAAATAGAAAGCGATAAtgtataaatcattaaaaatttaaaaaggcgAAGCTATGGTTGCTATCTCgcatataactattttaatataggatACAGTTTAActttgcaaatgttcataggcggtgttcaccgcttaccatcaagcgcaCCATCCgcacaaaataataagtacaagtacATCGGCCCATACTCATATGTGTGACATTAATGTATGTTCACGtgtgcgtgcgcgtgcgcgtgtgcgtgtgcgtgtccGTGCGCATGCGTGCGCCGCTGCGACCCGCTCACACTCCGCACGGCTGCCGGCAGGTTCGTGTCCCGGCACGAGCTGTTCCCGATCCGCGCGCCGCTGATGGCGCTGGAGCACTGCATCGCGCCCTTCCTCGACCGCTGCGACGACGACAACGATCACCGCATCACGCTCGTCGAGTGGGGCAAGTGCTTGCAGCTCGACGAGGTATGGTATCCAATAGTAGCAGAACTCGTTTTGTCAATGACGTCATTCGTgtttcagtatttttatttatcaaacgaCTTCAATTCGATGAttcttttatatcatttcatGTGAAAGCTCGGAAGGCATCCCGTGTCGTCCCATTTATGTAAAtctggtctagttctgactaGTTCTTTGAAGGCGgttctatttgttaaaaatagttatgtttattacttacgtatcaaaaacatgttttaagcATCTGcattatgcattttatttctagTACGAGCTGGAAGACCGTTGCGACGAGTTGTCGGAGGACGCGCTTTGAGGGACCGCGGGCCGATCCTCGACCACAACATAAGTGTACAAAGCCTCGTCATAAGCTGAATGCCTCTAGTTTTACTCACCCTAGAATACACTTATTACATTTACGTtctaagttaataataaataatacatttttacaacttgaataaagaaaataatgaacaaagcgattttttttgtgtttcattttaattaacgttTCTATTTCTGTAATTTCAACATCAATTCACCAAAATCACTGTGATTATGGAAAccaaaaatttgtaattaaatttatacatgttatgttacttaagtattttaataaaattattctacttaccaaacttgttttttattcatgactAGACTTCGCTCGCTTGGACAACAAAATTTTGAAGTGAGACATTATTTaggatttttaatttcttttttttaaacccaTCTAAtgacacattaaaaataattactcgTAGTTCAAAACCtacgaataaaatttttaacaattgctgaaaacacaacaaatttcatttcaaagaCTACTTAATTTAACTCAGCTTAGTATATTTGCAATATCTTCTACAACAAAGGCTATTTTACAGTCTCTCTCTTTATGTATAGCAAAGTTTGTGGACATATTAGGTCGTTAtttgtacttataaataataaccttacaattaaattatagtttttattttaatagaaagccAAAATTCTGTATAAAGATCTTTGGAAAATATGTCATTTTTAgaaactaattatatttagtgaaaaaaaattgcacgtatgtatatttaaaaaaaaaatcaaatttgctTATTTGGAACGAAACAACATAATGcacttaaactaaaattaacgaTGACACCCATAAAAGCTTGTTTAGCTATGGCACAGGTGCCAACGCCCGCCTCCATACCAAAATGAGTTCCATATATTAACTATTAGTGgtcgcctcggcttcgcccgtaggacatataaagcctatagccttcctcaataaatgggctatctaagacaaagaattttcaaatccgaccagtagttccggagattagtgcgttcaaacaaataaacaaactcttcagatttataatattaatatacatttaatttttagttttatagcattgaaatgctttataaatgagaaattttgaaagaatagaaaatttttttctattctttcaaaatttctcattaatatacatttcaacaaaaagaagtaaaataaaagaaaatcttaCGGATtgagattaaatattattgctgAGTATGGGAGAAAAAGTATAATGTGAATGTGTAAGTATGTGAGTGtttgcgtgtgtgtgtgtgtgtgtgagggatatctaaatattagaaggtaattttacaatttcttcAGTTTCTTCATAATATGAACAGATAAGGTATATAATTCGTTTGTTGGAAAGCGGAGAGGTCAGTTAGTGAGAGTTTAGTTAGTTTTAAGATGTAATAGACTGAGTAAAAGcgtaataaatcttaaatatgaTCAATTCctataaagaattttatcaA
Proteins encoded:
- the LOC119837420 gene encoding SPARC, which gives rise to MRGHLLLLTLMVAVICSTEAVRRRHRRLRTTTTTEPAMLAAARLFPPAHRADSEAEHIELAMAEKLDEKRFQESERARVNELNNENSNEENDNEVFMDDPCLKVHCSAGRVCEIDEHGDAVCNCIKECPYETDSRRKVCTQNNETWSSDCEVYRQRCLCLDNSELCRGPEYHHVQIEYYGACREMPECTEGEMSDFPRRMRDWLFNIMRDMAERRELTPHFLRMEREAESNLTRRWTNAAIWKWCDLDTHDNDRFVSRHELFPIRAPLMALEHCIAPFLDRCDDDNDHRITLVEWGKCLQLDEYELEDRCDELSEDAL